A genomic segment from Mycosarcoma maydis chromosome 13, whole genome shotgun sequence encodes:
- a CDS encoding uncharacterized protein (related to WD40 protein Ciao1), giving the protein MTTMTTAAAKAAEPTRTTAIASLHLLAELEGHSSRAWHLAWNPRMPILASCSGDKDVRLHAYSFVSTTSAQGASTCKHPSFNLREVIPTGHQRTVRQVAWSPDGKILATASFDSTVGIWERIQDIDGSSELQGNTDASGPVVLSNGGAHVDEPEWDCVGTLEGHESECKSVAFSYTGGVLASCSRDKSVWIWEVQPDAEFECLSVLMEHSQDVKVVAWHPNDEVLASASYDDAIKLYIDDPSDDWFCYTTLTGHESTVWSISFSPCGNYLASASDDLTVRIWRRLDADQCEAHGLRPEGKMAGRRGEKWIAVNILNGYHDRTVYSVSWGVDKTSTRPGNLGRIASGGGDGRICVYEVTASDDEKSLQPKVELIAKMERAHASADVNCVSWAPESLNARGGTTAKIEQLTDEGETLNKGGQHASHELMSDMLASAGDDGSVKVWTLASSAYAATSK; this is encoded by the coding sequence ATGACGACAATGACAACAGCTGCCGCCAAGGCAGCGGAGCCAACACGCACTACTGCAATTGCGTCGCTGCATTTGCTGGCTGAACTTGAAGGTCACTCTTCTCGAGCATGGCACCTTGCATGGAACCCCCGTATGCCCATTCTGGCATCATGCTCTGGCGACAAGGACGTTCGACTGCATGCCTACTCGTTCGTATCGACCACATCTGCACAGGGTGCATCTACGTGCAAGCATCCATCGTTCAACCTGCGTGAAGTGATCCCGACCGGCCACCAACGTACGGTGCGACAGGTGGCTTGGTCGCCGGACGGCAAGATCCTCGCTACTGCATCGTTTGACTCGACCGTAGGCATCTGGGAGAGGATACAAGACATCGACGGCTCATCGGAGCTCCAAGGCAATACTGACGCTTCTGGTCCCGTGGTACTCAGCAACGGTGGCGCGCATGTGGACGAGCCCGAGTGGGATTGCGTTGGAACGCTCGAGGGCCACGAGTCAGAGTGCAAATCGGTGGCCTTCTCGTATACGGGCGGCGTGCTGGCGTCATGCAGCCGAGACAAGTCGGTGTGGATTTGGGAGGTGCAGCCAGATGCCGAGTTTGAATGCCTGTCGGTGCTGATGGAGCATTCGCAAGACGTCAAAGTGGTAGCATGGCATCCGAACGACGAAGTGctcgcatctgcatcgtACGACGACGCGATCAAACTCTACATTGACGATCCGTCCGACGACTGGTTCTGCTACACAACGCTCACCGGTCACGAGTCGACCGTGTGGAGCATTTCGTTTTCGCCGTGCGGCAACTACCTCGCGTCTGCGTCGGACGATCTGACGGTGCGCATCTGGCGTCGGCTGGATGCAGATCAATGCGAAGCGCATGGGCTTCGACCCGAGGGCAAAATGGCGGGGCGAAGAGGCGAAAAGTGGATCGCAGTCAACATACTCAACGGCTATCACGACCGCACAGTGTACAGCGTCTCTTGGGGAGTCGACAAAACGTCGACGCGCCCCGGCAACCTCGGGCGTATCGCGAGTGGAGGAGGCGATGGCCGCATCTGCGTCTACGAGGTGACGGCGTCGGACGATGAAAAGTCGTTGCAGCCCAAAGTGGAGCTTATCGCCAAAATGGAGCGAGCGCACGCAAGTGCCGATGTCAACTGCGTCTCGTGGGCGCCAGAGAGTCTGAACGCGAGAGGTGGTACAACAGCaaagatcgagcagctgacgGACGAGGGTGAGACACTGAACAAAGGTGGTCAGCATGCGTCGCACGAGCTCATGTCGGACATGCTGGCTAGTGCAggcgacgatggcagcgtcAAGGTATGGACGCTTGCCAGCTCTGCGTACGCAGCTACAAGCAAGTGA
- a CDS encoding putative glycerol kinase, translating into MPDLVGSIDAGTTSVRFMVFDEFAKVHASHQMEFNQYYPHPGWHEQDAHEIIDCVYECIDKALAKLEEGGKFKTSDVKVIGVTNQRETTVVWDKNTGKALTRAIAWPDARTTSTIRKLESQHPKGIDAVKEETGLPLSTYFASVKLRWMLDNLPEVRKAHDDKQMLFGTVDSWIVYNLTDKQVHITDASNASRTMFMDLRAQTWDQKLCDFFGIDMDILPEIKSSSEVYGKVSHGALNGVEIAGIVGDQMAALVGNKCFQPGEAKNTYGTGAFLLYNTGEKVVSSKNGLLSTIAYKAGPHAPVHYALEGSIAVAGSAVKWVRDSLGLIKEASEIGELAGQVQDTGGVYFVTAFNGLFCPYWDDTAAGTVVGITAYTDKRHFCRATLESTCYQTKAILDAMSKDSGVALKALQVDGGLTNSDVAMQIQADILGINVERPEMRESTALGSALLAGSAVGLFGWDINKPETLSKVNTAGKQVFEPKIDQEKRAKLLHGWERAVERAKGWNENA; encoded by the coding sequence ATGCCGGATCTCGTGGGTTCGATTGACGCTGGCACCACCAGCGTCCGATTCATGGTATTTGACGAATTCGCCAAAGTGCATGCTTCGCACCAGATGGAGTTCAACCAGTACTACCCGCATCCAGGATGGCACGAGCAGGACGCACACGAAATCATCGACTGCGTGTACGAATGCATCGACAAggcgctcgccaagctcgaagagggCGGCAAGTTTAAAACATCCGATGTCAAGGTCATCGGTGTCACCAATCAGCGAGAGACGACCGTGGTTTGGGACAAGAACACCGGCAAGGCGTTGACACGCGCCATCGCCTGGCCCGACGCACGAACCACTTCCACCATCCGAAAACTCGAATCCCAGCATCCAAAGGGGATTGATGCTGTCAAGGAAGAGACCGGATTGCCGCTCTCGACCTATTTCGCTTCAGTCAAACTTCGTTGGATGCTCGACAACCTACCCGAGGTGCGCAAGGCGCacgacgacaagcagaTGCTCTTCGGCACCGTAGACAGTTGGATCGTGTACAATCTCACCGACAAACAGGTGCACATTACCGATGCTTCCAATGCTTCGCGAACCATGTTCATGGACCTGCGCGCACAGACGTGGGACCAGAAGCTGTGCGATTTCTTTGGTATCGACATGGACATCCTGCCCGAGATCAAGAGTTCATCCGAGGTGTACGGCAAGGTTTCGCATGGTGCGCTCAAcggcgtcgagatcgccgGTATCGTAGGAGACCAGATGGCTGCGTTGGTGGGCAACAAGTGTTTTCAGCCTGGTGAGGCCAAGAACACGTACGGAACGGGTGCGTTTCTGCTCTACAATACGGGTGAAAAAGTGGTCTCGTCCAAGAACGGTTTGCTCTCCACCATCGCATACAAGGCAGGTCCGCATGCACCGGTGCACTATGCCTTGGAAGGCTCCATCGCTGTAGCTGGTTCGGCAGTCAAGTGGGTTCGCGACAGCCTTGGGCTGATCAAGGAGGCCAGCGAGATCGGCGAGCTGGCAGGCCAAGTCCAAGACACGGGAGGTGTCTATTTTGTCACGGCATTCAACGGACTCTTCTGCCCGTACTGGGACGACACCGCGGCCGGCACCGTGGTGGGCATCACTGCCTACACGGACAAACGACACTTCTGCCGTGCCACGCTGGAATCGACGTGCTACCAGACAAAAGCCATCCTGGACGCAATGTCCAAAGACTCGGGAGTCGCACTCAAGGCTCTCCAAGTCGATGGTGGACTGACTAACTCGGACGTAGCCATGCAGATCCAAGCTGACATCCTGGGCATCAACGTGGAGCGTCCCGAGATGCGCGAAAGTACAGCGCTCGGTTCGGCGCTGCTTGCCGGATCGGCGGTGGGATTATTCGGATGGGACATCAACAAGCCAGAGACACTCAGCAAGGTCAACACGGCGGGTAAGCAGGTGTTCGAACCCAAAATCGATCAAGAGAAgcgcgccaagctgctACACGGCTGGGAGAGGGCCGTGGAACGCGCCAAGGGCTGGAACGAGAACGCTTGA
- a CDS encoding putative DNA-directed RNA polymerase III core subunit RPC11 has product MLFCPTCANCLIIQLDDHGNNKWSCHTCPYEFPIVRQMTTRQHLKRKQVDDVMGGEESWKNVDSTDAPCPKCENPKAFFMQLQIRSADEPMTTFYRCTNGQCAYQWKEN; this is encoded by the exons ATGCTCTTCTGCCCAACGTGCGCCAACTGCCTTATCATCCAACTCGACGATCACGGAAACAACAAGTGGTCATGCCACACTTGTCCATACGAGTTCCCTATCGTGCGACAGATGACCACACGCCAGCATCTGAAGCGCAAACAAGTGGACGATGTTATGGGTGGCGAGGAGAGCTGGAAGAACGTCGATTCGACCGATG CGCCGTGTCCAAAGTGCGAGAATCCAAAAGCTTTCTTCATGCAACTGCAAATTAGGTCGGCGGACGAACCAA TGACCACATTCTACCGCTGCACAAACGGTCAATGTGCATATCAATGGAAAGAAAATTAG
- a CDS encoding 40S ribosomal protein eS19 translates to MPNVRDVDASTFIDAYAQHLKRSGKIEVPTWVDIVKTGHFKEQAPYNPDWFYVRAAALARHIYLRKAVGIGHLRKFHGGASNRGFRPSHHADASGSVQRKVVQGLEGIGVLEKDPKGGRRISQDGMRDLDRIAVACLEAAAEEEEDESEEEDDEEEDDE, encoded by the exons ATGCCGAA CGTTCGTGACGTCGACGCCTCCACCTTCATTGACGCTTACGCGCAACACCTCAAGCGATCTG gcaagatcgaggtgcCCACCTGggtcgacattgtcaagaCGGGTCACTTCAAGGAGCAGGCGCCTTACAACCCGGACTGGTTCTACGTCCGTGCTGCCGCTCTGGCGCGTCACATTTACCTGCGCAAGGCTGTCGGTATCGGCCACCTGCGAAAGTTCCACGGTGGTGCCTCGAACCGCGGTTTCCGCCCCTCGCACCACGCCGACGCCTCCGGTTCAGTCCAGCGCAAGGTTGTGCAGGGTCTCGAGGGGATTGGTGTTCTCGAGAAGGACCCCAAGGGTGGTCGTCGCATCTCGCAGGATGGTATGCGTGACCTTGACCGAATCGCCGTTGCCTGCCTCGAGGCCGCCgctgaagaggaggaggacgagtctgaggaggaggatgacgaggaggaggatgacgagTAA